A DNA window from bacterium contains the following coding sequences:
- a CDS encoding T9SS type A sorting domain-containing protein: protein MRKTILVLFTLISFLTGFITISQASERSNAQTNSPLTVTQLYLNHGGRAIPFSRAMYDTTLFIPEFSCRLDSVKVDLVFVVDTTGSMGDDIANVRAAMDGLSAQLDALGYDVKFGLVTFGDTFFIHDYDTMAGYQMTDRYIVIRNNIFCLYSFGEPTSNEWVWTALWHALSDYQWRKDALRIVFLATDEPSCALDVSGCATDSCGVYAIDSLHPYPQYANPKMKAIDEGFIIYTMTPSTLYFGGGSCSTAFWDTMYHQVASATGGINFPKTASWTTVWNSIRPMVDSARVLTVCFTNTSSDTIDTTRIEIEPGDSMSILLGDTIRYFYSWPPGSTLCFAWRLHITSYDTIEGNCFALITRLKTGSSTEIDTTHGCLVPCGLSYIDTCQGPYTINICPPDTSPTTTVFTACPDQEIVVSIADSDTTIDSTSIRFRVTSLYGTFTYTIDSSQLSWDPPYLTFTPDTEWGNNTTITYKVTNVKDAKGCHSNVMLEEGSFTIDLQPPVITSANPADGYIFTTNAFTAYYNFTDLLSGVRTDSSLYVVIEDTLTLYTSSPYITLGPGARITISGLWTNFCSDETMKVCIHLADNVPEHIIMDDDTCDMCGPNDTTYCYQYINTSLKVPLERKFEESVLVYPNPFNDALNIELSGNPQSQPIVEIYDLNGKLVVQPSQMEIKDGKYLLKWKPDNIPSGVYILKAQLREKVIKQFIIYIK from the coding sequence ATGAGAAAAACTATTTTGGTTTTGTTTACATTAATTTCCTTTCTCACAGGTTTCATCACGATTTCCCAAGCAAGCGAGAGGAGCAACGCACAAACTAACAGTCCGCTAACAGTTACCCAACTTTACCTCAACCACGGCGGAAGAGCAATTCCATTTAGTAGAGCTATGTATGACACCACACTTTTTATCCCTGAATTCAGTTGCCGACTGGATAGCGTAAAGGTTGACTTGGTGTTTGTCGTTGACACCACTGGCTCAATGGGTGATGACATTGCTAATGTCAGGGCAGCAATGGACGGATTATCTGCTCAATTAGATGCGTTAGGCTATGATGTAAAATTTGGTTTGGTAACATTCGGCGACACATTCTTTATCCATGACTATGATACAATGGCAGGATATCAAATGACTGATCGCTACATAGTAATACGCAACAATATATTTTGTTTATATTCTTTTGGTGAACCTACCTCCAATGAGTGGGTGTGGACAGCTCTTTGGCATGCTCTTAGCGACTATCAATGGCGAAAAGATGCCCTACGCATCGTATTTCTCGCAACAGATGAACCCTCATGCGCACTCGATGTGTCGGGCTGCGCGACTGACTCATGCGGAGTTTACGCTATAGATTCGCTTCATCCTTATCCTCAATATGCAAATCCAAAAATGAAAGCCATAGATGAAGGATTCATCATTTACACTATGACGCCGTCCACGCTTTACTTCGGAGGTGGTTCGTGTTCAACTGCTTTCTGGGACACAATGTATCATCAGGTTGCCTCGGCAACAGGTGGAATTAACTTCCCAAAGACCGCATCATGGACAACAGTGTGGAATTCAATAAGACCAATGGTTGACTCAGCAAGAGTGCTAACAGTGTGCTTTACAAACACTTCCAGCGATACCATAGACACGACAAGAATAGAAATTGAACCCGGCGATTCCATGTCAATTCTTCTTGGTGATACGATTAGGTATTTCTACTCTTGGCCTCCCGGGTCAACCCTTTGTTTCGCATGGCGCTTGCACATAACATCGTACGACACGATAGAAGGAAACTGCTTTGCACTTATAACAAGATTGAAGACCGGTAGCTCGACTGAAATAGATACGACCCACGGATGTCTGGTACCATGCGGTTTATCTTACATAGACACCTGCCAGGGCCCATACACAATCAATATCTGCCCACCGGACACATCGCCAACAACTACAGTATTCACAGCCTGTCCCGACCAAGAAATAGTCGTCAGCATAGCCGATTCTGACACTACAATCGATTCCACATCGATAAGATTCAGAGTTACAAGTCTCTACGGCACCTTCACATACACGATAGACAGCAGTCAACTATCATGGGATCCACCATACCTAACATTCACTCCGGATACAGAATGGGGTAACAACACGACGATAACATACAAGGTAACAAATGTCAAGGATGCCAAAGGCTGTCATAGCAATGTCATGCTGGAAGAAGGTTCATTCACCATAGACCTGCAACCACCCGTGATAACGAGCGCAAATCCAGCCGATGGTTATATATTCACAACAAATGCGTTTACGGCGTACTACAATTTTACTGACCTGCTCTCAGGAGTGAGAACCGACTCTTCACTTTATGTTGTGATAGAAGACACCCTTACACTTTACACATCAAGCCCATATATTACTCTTGGACCTGGTGCAAGAATAACTATATCTGGCCTCTGGACCAACTTCTGTAGCGACGAAACCATGAAGGTTTGCATTCACCTTGCTGACAATGTCCCCGAACACATCATTATGGATGACGATACATGCGATATGTGTGGACCAAATGACACAACATACTGTTATCAATACATAAATACTTCATTAAAAGTGCCTTTGGAAAGGAAATTTGAGGAATCAGTCCTCGTTTATCCCAATCCTTTTAACGATGCCCTAAATATAGAGTTAAGCGGAAACCCGCAATCTCAGCCAATCGTAGAGATCTACGACCTCAATGGGAAGCTTGTTGTGCAACCGTCTCAGATGGAAATAAAAGACGGTAAATATCTCCTAAAATGGAAGCCGGATAACATCCCATCTGGTGTTTATATTCTTAAAGCACAGTTAAGGGAGAAAGTAATAAAACAATTTATCATTTACATTAAGTAA